Genomic segment of Aquipuribacter hungaricus:
GCCTCGGCGACGGCCTGCGCCAGCTCGACCGTGCGGTGCCCGACGGCGGGGGCCACGCGGAACCGGCCCGAGACGGGACCCCGGACCACGGCGAGCAGGCCGGCGACGGCGTCGTCGACGAAGCACACGGCGTGCTCCGCCCCGTCGTGGCCGTCGACCACGACGACCCCGTCGGTCCGGGCCTGGTCGAGCATCCGGGACAGCACGCCGGTGCGGCCGGCGGGCATCCCCGGGCCGTAGCACTCGGCCACCTGCACGACGACGGTCTCGACGTCGTGGGCGGTGCGGAACCCGTCGGCCAGGGCCTCGTCGGCGGCGAGCCGGGAGGCGTTGCCGGGCAGGGAGGCGATGACCAGGCGGGCCCCGTCCACGCGGGCGGCGTGCAGGGCGGCCAGCGTCTCCAGCGCGGGCTCGCTCTGGCCGCGCAGGCTGACCTCGCGCGGGCCGGCCGCCAGGTGCACGACGACGTCCGCGCCGCAGCCCGTGGCGCCGTGACCGAGGCCGGTCTCGTCGTCGGGGTCCAGGCGGACGACGCGATCGCCGGCCTCGACGAGCGCGCGGGCCAGGGCGTCGGCGACCCAGCAGCGGCTGCCGACGAGCGCGACGACCAGCGGGCCGGGGCGGCGGACGCTGTCCAGGGAGGTGACGCCGGCGTACCCGGCCGGTGCCGTGCGGCCGTGCCGTGCCGTGCGGGCAGGCCCGCGGTGCCGTGCGCTCATGTCCTGTCCTCGTCCCGACCGTCCTCGGTCGCCTCTCGCGTGCCGTGCACCCCGTCGTGCCCGCCCACCCGTCGTGCTGCCGTGCTGTCGTGCCTCGTGGTCGATGTGTCGTGCGTCGGGAGCGGGGGTACCCACTTGCTGCTCGACCACACGCGGTCCCGGCCACCGGGCCCGCCCACACCGAGGAGGCACCGTGTCGGACGCAGACAAGGCCGAGAACACCGTCGACAAGCTGGCCGGCAAGGCCAAGGAGGGCCTGGGTCGCGCGACGGACGACGAGCGCCTCGAGGCCGAGGGCCGTGGCCAGCAGTCCTCCGCCGACCTCAAGCAGGCCGGCGAGAAGATCAAGGACGTCTTCAAGAACTGACGCCCCCCCCGCCGACGGCCCGCCCCCTACCGGGGAGCGGGCCGTCGGTGCGTCCGGGGCCGGACCGGGCCGAACAGGGGCAGGGTGCGGGGTCAGAAGTTGCCGCGGCGCTCCTGCTCGCGCTCGATCGCCTCGAACAGCGCCTGGAAGTTGCCCTTGCCGAAGCCGAGGGAGCCGTGGCGCTCGATGATCTCGAAGAACAGCGTCGGCCGGTCGCCCAGCGGCTTGGTGAAGATCTGCAGCAGGTACCCGTCCTCGTCGCGGTCGACGAGGATCCCGCGGCGCTGCAGCTCCTCGACCGGCACCCGGACCTCGCCGATGCGGGCGCGCAGCGACGGGTCCGTGTAGTACGAGTCCGGGGTGTCGAGGAACTGCACGCCCGCGGCCCGCAGCCGGTCGACGGCGGCGAGGATGTCGTCGGTGGCCAGCGCCAGGTGCTGCGCGCCGGGGCCGCGGTAGAACTCGAGGTACTCGTCGATCTGGCTGCGCTTCTTGCCGACGGCCGGCTCGTTGAGGGGGAACTTCACGCGGTGGTCGCCCGAGGCGACGACCTTGCTCATCAGCGCCGAGTACTCCGTGGCGATGTCGTCGCCGACGAACTCGGCCATGTTCGTGAAGCCCATGACGCGGTTGTAGAAGTCGACCCAGGTGTCCATCCGGCCGAGCTCGACGTTGCCGACCACGTGGTCGAGCGCCCGGAACACCTGGGCGCCCTGGGCGGGCGAGGTGCGCGCCACGAAGCCCGGCAGGTACGGCCCGGAGTACCGGGACCGGTCGACGAGGGTGTGCACCGTGTCGCCGTAGGTGGCGATCGCCGCGGTGCGCACGGTGCCGTGCTCGTCGCTGGTCTCGTGCGGCTCGACGACGACGGTGGCGCCCTGGGCGCGCGCGTGCGCGACGCAGCGGTCGACGTCCGGGACCTCGAGCGCGATGTCCATGACGCCGTCGCCGTGGGCGCGGTGGTGGTCGGCGACCGTGCTGTCCGGGTCGACCGCGCCCCTGAGGACGAAGCGGACGGCGCCGGTGGTGAGGACGAAGGCGTGGTGGTCGCGGTTGCCCGTCTCCGGACCGGAGTAGGCGACCAGCTCCATGCCGAACACGTGCTGGTAGAACATCGCCGCCTGGGTGGCGTTGCCGCACGCCCACACCACGGCGTCCCAGCCGCTGACGGGGAACGGGTCGTGGGCGGCGTCGTGCTCGACGAGGCCGACGAGCTGCTGCAGGGTCGCCGCGTCCAGCATGGCCAGGCGCTCGGCGTCGGTGAGGGTCTGCTCCAGGGTCACGGGGGGCTCCTTCGCTCCGGGGGTGACGTCGGACGGGTCGCGTCCGGCCAGCAGCACACCACCTGCCCGACCTGCTGCACGAGCGGCGCCCCCTGCCGTGGTCCGGGCGTACAGTCCGCCGAGCAGCAGGGCCGTCCTGCTGTGCTGCGAGCACACCTGGAGGCCCCGGTGGAGATGGACGCCCTCGACGTCGCCCTCCTGGAGGCGCTCGTCGACCAGCCGCGAGCCGGGGCGCTGGAGCTGTCGCGCAC
This window contains:
- the hppD gene encoding 4-hydroxyphenylpyruvate dioxygenase; this translates as MLDAATLQQLVGLVEHDAAHDPFPVSGWDAVVWACGNATQAAMFYQHVFGMELVAYSGPETGNRDHHAFVLTTGAVRFVLRGAVDPDSTVADHHRAHGDGVMDIALEVPDVDRCVAHARAQGATVVVEPHETSDEHGTVRTAAIATYGDTVHTLVDRSRYSGPYLPGFVARTSPAQGAQVFRALDHVVGNVELGRMDTWVDFYNRVMGFTNMAEFVGDDIATEYSALMSKVVASGDHRVKFPLNEPAVGKKRSQIDEYLEFYRGPGAQHLALATDDILAAVDRLRAAGVQFLDTPDSYYTDPSLRARIGEVRVPVEELQRRGILVDRDEDGYLLQIFTKPLGDRPTLFFEIIERHGSLGFGKGNFQALFEAIEREQERRGNF
- a CDS encoding NAD(P)-dependent oxidoreductase, whose translation is MSARHRGPARTARHGRTAPAGYAGVTSLDSVRRPGPLVVALVGSRCWVADALARALVEAGDRVVRLDPDDETGLGHGATGCGADVVVHLAAGPREVSLRGQSEPALETLAALHAARVDGARLVIASLPGNASRLAADEALADGFRTAHDVETVVVQVAECYGPGMPAGRTGVLSRMLDQARTDGVVVVDGHDGAEHAVCFVDDAVAGLLAVVRGPVSGRFRVAPAVGHRTVELAQAVAEATGTSYRVRDRRLRVARTPSEATAGSPAPSPAGRTAAPADLPPGWSPAVALEQGLARLGLSVADAGRTGTGVVVDLREPLVRLGGDVA
- a CDS encoding CsbD family protein → MSDADKAENTVDKLAGKAKEGLGRATDDERLEAEGRGQQSSADLKQAGEKIKDVFKN